CCGAAGGCTGATCAAGTTGCAGGGCCATGGCGCCGAAAGAGACATAAATTCCGGTGGCGGCCCGCTGAGACACTGCTTGTACGCCTTGAGGGCGACCAGTGAACTCGTCTATCTGGTGGTTTGCTGCAATGCCACCCAGGTTTTGCTCTCGGGCCAAGACTGAGACCAAGAGAGGGATACATGCAGCGATATTTAGCCTCAAGGGTCTGGACCCTTCACCAAACATCATATCATCTTGGCCATTGGTCTCGCACAAGGGCGCCACACGGGACTGAAGTGTACACCCAGAGCCTTGGCACCCCCGACTACTCCCTTGGAGATTGTCCCATCAGCGCGCTTCTCCCGACAAGACTGACGGTGGTCTTGATAACAATCTTGGGCACGGTGCCACTCTCGTCAACGCAGGCAGAGTAGACAAAGGGTAGAATATCCAAAGACACCTCCAAGTCATTGCCCTTGAGGTCTGCGCTGGTGACGCTGGTTGTTTGTCCCTACATACTCGTAAGTCCTTGTTGTATTTATCTCCGAAGTGCGGTCGCCGACTTACTCTAGCAAACAACGTCGCCTAGCTTGGTTTCGGCCTCAACCACCAGCTTACTCCCCTCCTCTAGCTCGGCCCATCCACCGACAGTCACCGTCTCGATGCGAAGCTGGAAGCCGACGGGTCCATTGTTCAGCGTTATCTCCTCGGTGCAGAACTTGGACGCTGTGGTCTCGCTCTCAGGGTCATCCACGTTAGGCAGCACGAGACCCCATTTTGAGAAGCTGAAGATGGGAGTTCCATTGCGAACCCTGGACATGAGACCGGCGGCCCCAAGGGGGCAGCCAGTGCCCCACATGGCCAGGTTTTGGATGTTGGGCGAGGCCGGCGGTTGGGATTGTGGTAGGGCAAAGGCATACCCCAAGATGGGGACAAGCGACAACAAGTTGAGCGCCATGATGAGAGTGTAGATAGGATGGCTCACGATATGGTTATTGCGCTGGGCAGAACTGACAGCAGCGAAGGGGAGAAGCTAAGCAACATTGGGCGGATAGCATCCTGTCCTTACGAGCAATTTAGTCATCGACGATCGAATGAGTACGGCTGAGCTCTAAATTCCGGACATTCCCAGCTCTGATATCGCGTGTACAATAACCGGTTGGTGTGGAATGCCGGGACGGGGACTCGGGTGCTCTGGGTCAATCTCGAACCGCTTCTCAGGGATGGATGCGGGACGAAGGGGATCTCGCGAGCCACCTCCCGGTGCATTGGGCCAGGGAAGATTTTCGGTCTACATCTATCAAGCTGCAAACACGCGAGCGATACATCTCATTCTATTTCGGGAATATcaggggctggtggtggcgacATTCCTGAGTTCCTAGTTTCTTCGATATTGAAAGGGCGCAGCATTCCGGACTGTCACGAGCGGAGGACCTAAACCACTCCCATAAACCATCGGCATGTCTCCAACCACTCTTTTGCTCAAGCTCAGCATGACATCACTGCTGGACCCCTATTCTGCACGCTTTGgcccccaaaaccaagcGCCCCACAGCGCCTTCAGTGGGTAAGATTGGGATAGAGAGGCGTCTTGGCATCTCAACCCCTGAATGCCAACTGTTTCAGCCAA
The window above is part of the Podospora bellae-mahoneyi strain CBS 112042 chromosome 3, whole genome shotgun sequence genome. Proteins encoded here:
- a CDS encoding hypothetical protein (EggNog:ENOG503PNHP; COG:S), producing MALNLLSLVPILGYAFALPQSQPPASPNIQNLAMWGTGCPLGAAGLMSRVRNGTPIFSFSKWGLVLPNVDDPESETTASKFCTEEITLNNGPVGFQLRIETVTVGGWAELEEGSKLVVEAETKLGDVGQTTSVTSADLKGNDLEVSLDILPFVYSACVDESGTVPKIVIKTTVSLVGRSALMGQSPRE